Proteins co-encoded in one Erwinia sp. genomic window:
- the ppiD gene encoding Peptidyl-prolyl cis-trans isomerase D (ID:JIFNMEKO_00501;~source:Prodigal:2.6), producing the protein MMDNLRAASNHVVLKIILGLIIIFFLLSGVSSYQFGGNSDFAADVNGEKISRAQFERVFSGERQRQQQMLGEQFSQLASNPAYMQSLRQQVLSQMVDEKLISQYVKTLGLSVSDDQIAQAIFAEPVFQTDGKFDNAKYQRLINNIGFSTEQYAESLRKQLSAQQLITGLTNTDFMLSDEVAATINLVAQTRTIREATINVSGLTDKQTVSEDEARQYYEKNKLTFLASEQYRVSYIKLDLASLAQTADEAEIEKWYQEHTDDYGQPERHRYSMMQFKTQEDAERTLAELGKGADFATLAKQHSTDPISAPKGGDLGWLEPSTTAEEITQARLKNKGDTSGVIKSSVGFLILRLDDIQPAKVKPLSEVQDTIADKVKQEKALDAYYKLQQGVSEAASNDNTSLESAEKVAGVKAVKTDWFTQSTLPAALNFKPVEQAIFSGRLIGADGSQGNNSEVISVEGDQAFVLRVTDHKPQATKAFNEVEAQITTLLKQQKAKAEAQLLADKLLAELRAGDATEQMKAAKISFGSPVTVNRNSNGQVAQTVFAMSPKEGKTSYTVSDDDAGNLVIIALDKIGVTEIPQEQRQAMVEGMTSSNAQITFAALLSNLKKEAKIKYGPAAVDSQ; encoded by the coding sequence CGGGAACAGTGACTTTGCCGCAGATGTTAATGGCGAAAAGATTAGCCGGGCCCAGTTTGAGCGAGTTTTTTCTGGAGAGCGTCAGCGTCAACAACAAATGTTGGGTGAGCAGTTTTCTCAATTAGCCTCAAACCCCGCTTATATGCAGAGTCTGCGCCAGCAGGTTTTATCGCAGATGGTAGATGAAAAGCTGATAAGCCAGTATGTAAAGACCCTGGGACTGTCAGTCAGTGATGATCAGATAGCCCAGGCAATTTTTGCTGAACCAGTTTTCCAGACTGATGGTAAATTCGATAATGCTAAGTATCAGCGTCTCATCAATAATATCGGTTTTTCCACTGAACAATATGCTGAGTCATTACGCAAGCAACTCTCTGCGCAGCAATTGATCACCGGTCTGACAAATACCGATTTCATGCTTAGTGATGAAGTGGCCGCGACAATCAATCTGGTTGCTCAGACGCGTACGATTCGTGAAGCGACAATTAATGTCTCAGGCCTGACTGACAAGCAGACTGTCAGCGAAGATGAAGCCAGGCAGTACTACGAGAAAAATAAGCTTACTTTTCTGGCATCTGAACAATATCGTGTCAGTTACATCAAGCTTGACCTCGCATCATTAGCGCAGACAGCGGATGAAGCCGAAATTGAGAAATGGTATCAGGAACATACGGACGATTATGGACAGCCCGAGCGCCATCGTTACAGTATGATGCAATTTAAAACGCAGGAAGATGCCGAGCGTACTCTGGCTGAACTGGGTAAAGGTGCAGATTTTGCAACTCTGGCAAAACAGCATTCGACTGACCCTATTTCCGCCCCTAAAGGTGGGGATTTGGGATGGCTTGAGCCCTCGACTACGGCTGAAGAAATCACTCAGGCGAGATTGAAAAATAAGGGTGACACCTCTGGTGTGATCAAATCATCTGTCGGTTTTTTAATTTTACGTCTTGATGATATTCAGCCAGCCAAAGTCAAACCTTTATCTGAAGTGCAAGACACTATTGCTGATAAAGTGAAGCAGGAAAAAGCGCTTGATGCTTATTATAAATTGCAACAGGGCGTCAGTGAGGCGGCAAGCAATGACAATACCTCATTGGAATCGGCAGAAAAGGTTGCAGGTGTCAAAGCGGTTAAAACTGACTGGTTTACACAAAGCACTCTGCCTGCAGCTCTGAATTTTAAACCTGTAGAGCAGGCTATTTTCTCAGGCAGACTGATCGGTGCTGACGGCAGCCAGGGTAATAATTCTGAAGTCATCAGTGTTGAAGGGGATCAGGCTTTTGTGTTGCGTGTGACCGACCATAAACCTCAGGCTACCAAAGCGTTCAATGAGGTAGAAGCACAGATCACTACACTGCTTAAGCAGCAGAAAGCAAAAGCTGAAGCTCAACTTCTCGCCGATAAACTGTTAGCTGAATTAAGAGCTGGTGATGCCACAGAGCAGATGAAGGCAGCGAAGATCAGTTTTGGTTCTCCGGTAACAGTAAACCGGAACAGCAATGGTCAGGTAGCACAAACTGTTTTTGCGATGTCACCAAAAGAGGGAAAAACCTCTTACACTGTCAGTGATGATGACGCGGGTAATCTGGTCATTATCGCTCTGGATAAAATTGGCGTCACTGAAATACCGCAGGAACAACGACAAGCCATGGTTGAAGGCATGACCAGTAGCAACGCACAAATCACCTTTGCGGCGTTACTCTCCAACCTGAAGAAAGAAGCGAAGATTAAGTACGGCCCGGCAGCCGTCGACAGCCAGTAA
- a CDS encoding putative protein (ID:JIFNMEKO_00502;~source:Prodigal:2.6) — protein sequence MKTRNCKWILFLMTLLAGTAMPLTVQAEQLAQEENSTQTNQVPGESVNINQATAQELAAALNGVGLKKAEAIVSYREQNGPFTQPEQLKEVPGLGNMLVERNLSRITL from the coding sequence ATGAAAACCCGAAATTGTAAGTGGATTTTGTTTTTAATGACGCTCCTGGCAGGGACTGCTATGCCTTTGACCGTTCAGGCCGAACAACTGGCGCAAGAGGAAAATAGCACACAAACCAATCAGGTGCCCGGAGAAAGCGTGAATATAAATCAGGCGACAGCACAGGAACTGGCGGCAGCCCTGAATGGGGTGGGGTTAAAAAAGGCTGAAGCTATCGTCAGTTACCGTGAACAGAACGGTCCATTTACTCAACCAGAGCAGCTAAAAGAAGTGCCGGGTCTGGGGAACATGCTGGTGGAACGCAACCTTTCTCGTATCACACTGTAA
- the queC gene encoding 7-cyano-7-deazaguanine synthase (ID:JIFNMEKO_00503;~source:Prodigal:2.6), producing the protein MTRAVVVFSGGQDSTTCLIQALAQYEDVHCVTFDYGQRHRHEITIAKTLASQLGIKAHKILDVTLLNELAVSSLTRANIPVPAFDSSSDQLPSTFVPGRNILFLTLASIYAYQVGAGTVITGVCETDFSGYPDCRDQFVRALNQAINLGMARDIVFSTPLMWLNKAETWALADYWQHLSLVREQTLTCYNGIQGEGCGECAACHLRAEGLQRYLAARDEVCRSMLEKTGLPSHHLSL; encoded by the coding sequence ATGACTCGAGCAGTAGTGGTTTTTAGTGGTGGACAAGACTCTACCACCTGTCTCATCCAGGCATTGGCACAGTATGAGGACGTGCATTGCGTTACCTTTGATTATGGACAACGCCATCGTCACGAAATCACCATTGCAAAGACGCTGGCTTCGCAGTTGGGTATCAAAGCACACAAAATCCTTGATGTGACTTTACTCAATGAATTGGCAGTCAGCAGCCTTACCAGAGCTAATATACCGGTACCTGCGTTTGATAGCAGCAGTGATCAGCTGCCTTCCACCTTCGTGCCCGGACGCAATATTCTGTTTTTGACTCTGGCCTCAATCTACGCTTATCAGGTAGGAGCAGGTACCGTAATAACTGGCGTCTGTGAAACTGATTTCTCTGGTTATCCTGACTGCCGCGATCAATTTGTCAGAGCACTTAACCAGGCCATAAATCTTGGAATGGCGCGCGATATTGTTTTCTCTACCCCGTTGATGTGGCTGAACAAAGCTGAAACCTGGGCTTTGGCAGATTACTGGCAACACTTATCTTTGGTACGTGAACAGACATTAACCTGTTACAACGGCATTCAGGGTGAAGGGTGTGGTGAATGTGCAGCTTGTCATCTTCGGGCCGAAGGGTTACAGCGTTATCTTGCTGCTCGGGATGAAGTATGCCGTAGCATGCTGGAAAAAACCGGACTTCCCTCTCATCACTTATCGTTGTAA
- the decR_1 gene encoding DNA-binding transcriptional activator DecR (ID:JIFNMEKO_00504;~source:Prodigal:2.6) — protein MSDSTLDKKDLMLLSLLQQDCTLSLQSLADSVHLTTTPCWKRLKRLEDEGYIRGRVALLNAEKLSLSLTAFMLIKTQQHSSEWYKSFADIVKGIPEVMGCYRMAGEYDYLLHLQVADMKSYDALYKRLVKGVPGLIDVTSSFAMEEIKYTTALPLS, from the coding sequence TTGTCTGACAGCACACTTGATAAAAAAGATTTGATGCTACTCTCACTGTTGCAACAGGATTGTACTTTGTCGTTACAGTCCCTGGCGGATTCAGTGCATCTGACAACCACGCCATGCTGGAAAAGGCTCAAACGACTTGAAGATGAAGGTTATATTCGGGGACGAGTTGCGCTACTTAATGCTGAAAAATTATCACTGTCACTGACTGCATTTATGCTCATTAAAACGCAGCAGCATAGCAGTGAATGGTATAAATCGTTTGCAGATATTGTTAAAGGCATACCGGAAGTGATGGGGTGTTACAGAATGGCAGGTGAGTATGATTATCTTTTGCATTTGCAGGTGGCTGATATGAAAAGCTATGATGCATTATATAAACGTCTGGTGAAAGGCGTTCCAGGTCTGATCGATGTCACCTCCAGCTTCGCGATGGAAGAGATCAAATATACCACTGCATTGCCTCTCTCCTGA
- the yheI gene encoding putative multidrug resistance ABC transporter ATP-binding/permease protein YheI (ID:JIFNMEKO_00505;~source:Prodigal:2.6), producing MRLFSQLSWFFRREWRRYGGAVLLLVVISLLQLIPPRIVGIIIDTTTHQQMTSTRLMLWTGCMVIIAVMIYLLRYLWRVLLFGAAYKLAVELRQAFYHQLSRQNAAFYQRHRTGDLMARATNDVDRVVFAAGEGVLTLVDSLFMGVAVLIVMSTQISWQLTLLALLPMPVMAVIIKRYGDILQQRFKRAQEAFSLLNNQAQESLTSIRMIKAFGLENRQSAQFAATAKETGERNLQVARVDSRFDPTIYIAVGMANLFAVAGGSWFVWQGTLTLGELTSFIIYLGLMIWPMLALAWMFNIVERGSAAWERIRSLLDEAPVLTDGNEKLPPGRADLTVNIKRFCFPETSAPVLEDITATVQPGKTLAFCGPTGSGKTTLLNLLQRQFDVTEGDICYNGRPLRNLSIYNWRQRLAVVNQTAFLFSDTVANNISLGAPSASQQEIERAAKLACVHEDIMHFPDGYQTEIGERGVMLSGGQKQRLSIARALLMNAEILLLDDALSAVDGQTEKRILDNLRHWGVDKTVIITAHRLSALSSADEIVVLHRGTVSQRGEHSMLIEQPGWYSEMYRYQQIEASLDDDEMDGHVNG from the coding sequence GTGCGCTTATTTAGTCAGCTTAGTTGGTTCTTTCGCCGGGAGTGGCGGCGTTATGGCGGTGCAGTATTACTACTGGTGGTGATTTCGCTATTACAACTCATCCCTCCACGTATCGTCGGAATCATTATTGATACCACAACCCACCAGCAAATGACCTCAACCAGATTGATGTTGTGGACTGGCTGCATGGTGATTATTGCAGTCATGATCTATTTATTACGCTATCTGTGGCGAGTATTGTTGTTTGGAGCTGCTTACAAACTCGCGGTAGAGCTACGGCAGGCATTTTATCATCAGCTCAGTCGACAAAATGCAGCGTTTTATCAGCGTCATCGCACCGGCGATTTAATGGCCCGTGCTACCAATGATGTTGACAGAGTAGTGTTTGCTGCAGGGGAAGGGGTATTAACACTGGTTGACTCCCTGTTTATGGGGGTGGCGGTGCTGATAGTCATGAGCACACAAATCAGCTGGCAACTTACACTGCTGGCATTGCTTCCTATGCCAGTTATGGCTGTGATTATCAAACGTTATGGTGACATTTTGCAGCAGCGTTTCAAACGCGCACAGGAAGCGTTCTCACTGCTCAATAATCAGGCGCAGGAGAGCCTGACAAGTATCAGAATGATCAAAGCGTTTGGACTGGAAAACAGGCAGTCAGCACAGTTCGCTGCCACGGCGAAAGAAACCGGTGAGCGTAATTTGCAGGTTGCCCGGGTTGATTCCCGCTTTGACCCGACAATTTACATCGCAGTGGGAATGGCAAACCTGTTTGCTGTTGCTGGCGGGAGTTGGTTTGTCTGGCAGGGAACGCTGACTCTGGGTGAACTTACCAGTTTTATTATCTATCTTGGATTGATGATATGGCCGATGTTGGCGTTGGCATGGATGTTCAATATTGTTGAGCGCGGGAGTGCGGCCTGGGAGCGGATACGTAGCTTGCTTGATGAGGCACCGGTACTGACCGACGGCAATGAAAAATTACCTCCCGGGCGTGCTGATCTGACAGTGAATATCAAGCGTTTCTGTTTCCCTGAGACGTCTGCACCTGTATTAGAAGACATCACTGCTACAGTACAGCCCGGAAAGACGCTGGCATTCTGCGGCCCGACAGGGAGTGGGAAAACAACGTTGCTGAATTTGTTACAGCGTCAGTTCGACGTCACAGAAGGTGATATCTGTTATAACGGCAGGCCGCTACGCAATTTGTCTATCTACAACTGGCGGCAACGGCTCGCCGTGGTAAATCAGACCGCTTTTCTGTTCTCTGACACTGTGGCTAATAATATTTCACTGGGTGCACCTTCAGCCAGCCAGCAGGAGATTGAGCGTGCGGCAAAGCTGGCTTGTGTGCATGAAGACATCATGCATTTTCCTGATGGTTATCAGACTGAAATTGGTGAGCGTGGCGTGATGCTCTCAGGGGGACAAAAGCAACGACTATCCATCGCGCGAGCTTTATTGATGAATGCTGAAATACTCCTGCTCGACGATGCGCTATCAGCAGTGGATGGACAGACAGAAAAGCGCATCCTGGATAACCTGCGGCACTGGGGTGTAGATAAAACCGTTATCATCACCGCGCATCGGCTTTCAGCGTTGAGTAGCGCAGATGAAATAGTAGTACTGCACCGCGGCACGGTTTCACAAAGAGGTGAGCATAGCATGCTGATTGAGCAGCCAGGATGGTACAGTGAAATGTATCGATACCAACAAATCGAGGCATCACTCGACGACGATGAGATGGACGGGCACGTCAATGGCTGA
- the mdlB gene encoding Multidrug resistance-like ATP-binding protein MdlB (ID:JIFNMEKO_00506;~source:Prodigal:2.6): MAENTMMWPTLKRLLAYGSPFRKPLITATLMLWVAAAAEVSGPVLVSYFVDNFLAKRNMPLTLVCGLVTSFILLQLLAAFLHYTQSLLFNRVAVGVVQQLRTDVMDAALRQPLKAFDTQPVGQLISRVTNDTEVVRDLYITVVSTLLRSAALVSAMLIAMFSLDWRMALVAMLIFPAVITVMLIYQRYSTPIVRQVRSFLAEINNGFNETISGMGVIQQFRQQAHFGQRMSRASESHYQARMRTLRLDGFLLRPLLSLFSALILCGLMLLFGLSSAGSIEVGVLYAFISYLGRLNEPLIALTTQQSILQQAVVAGERIFALMDAPRQHYGNDTSPVHSGRIDIENVTFAYRQDVNVIHQLSLTIPSGSFVAFVGHTGSGKSTLANLIMGYYQPQQGEIFLDQHPINNLSHSALRQSVAMVQQDPVILADSMLSNVTLGREITEEQVWQVLETVKLAELARQLPQGLHTQLGENGNILSVGQKQLLAIARVMVQTPKILILDEATANIDSGTELLIQQALKIVRQSTTLAVIAHRLSTITEADTIFVLHRGMVVEQGTHFQLLERRGRYWQMYQLQQAGDTLLQDQTSEW, encoded by the coding sequence ATGGCTGAAAACACGATGATGTGGCCGACACTCAAGCGGCTTCTTGCGTATGGTTCACCATTTCGTAAACCACTTATTACAGCCACTCTGATGTTGTGGGTTGCGGCAGCGGCTGAAGTGAGTGGCCCGGTACTGGTCAGTTACTTTGTCGATAATTTTCTGGCAAAACGTAACATGCCATTGACGCTGGTTTGTGGATTGGTAACCAGCTTTATCCTGCTACAACTGCTGGCGGCGTTTCTGCACTATACACAATCACTGCTGTTCAATCGGGTTGCCGTAGGGGTGGTGCAACAGCTTCGTACAGACGTCATGGATGCCGCACTACGGCAGCCTTTGAAAGCATTTGATACTCAGCCGGTAGGGCAATTAATCTCGCGGGTGACCAATGATACGGAAGTGGTGCGCGATCTCTATATCACTGTAGTGTCAACACTACTGCGTAGTGCGGCGTTGGTCAGTGCAATGTTGATTGCAATGTTCAGTCTCGACTGGCGTATGGCGCTGGTCGCCATGCTGATTTTTCCTGCCGTTATCACGGTGATGTTGATTTATCAACGTTACAGTACCCCGATCGTTCGTCAGGTTCGTAGTTTTCTTGCCGAGATAAACAACGGTTTTAATGAAACAATCAGCGGCATGGGTGTCATTCAGCAGTTTCGTCAGCAGGCCCATTTTGGTCAGCGAATGAGTCGTGCCAGCGAATCACATTATCAGGCTCGCATGCGCACACTGCGCCTTGACGGTTTTTTGTTACGTCCTTTGCTGAGTCTGTTTTCTGCTTTGATACTCTGTGGCCTGATGTTGTTATTTGGGCTCTCTTCGGCAGGCAGTATTGAGGTCGGTGTGTTATACGCATTTATCAGCTATCTGGGGCGACTGAATGAGCCACTTATTGCACTGACAACACAGCAGTCGATACTTCAGCAGGCGGTTGTCGCTGGCGAACGTATTTTTGCCTTAATGGATGCACCTCGTCAGCATTATGGTAACGACACCAGCCCTGTTCATTCTGGTCGAATTGATATTGAAAATGTCACTTTTGCTTATCGGCAGGATGTGAACGTCATTCATCAACTCAGTTTAACAATACCTTCCGGGAGTTTCGTTGCTTTTGTCGGGCATACGGGAAGTGGTAAAAGCACACTGGCGAATTTGATTATGGGCTATTATCAGCCTCAGCAAGGTGAAATCTTTCTCGACCAGCACCCCATTAACAACCTGAGCCATTCGGCGTTGCGTCAGTCTGTGGCGATGGTGCAGCAGGATCCGGTTATTCTGGCTGACTCGATGTTGAGTAATGTAACTCTGGGACGTGAGATCACTGAAGAGCAAGTCTGGCAAGTGCTTGAAACTGTGAAGCTTGCTGAGTTGGCCAGACAATTACCTCAGGGCCTACACACACAGTTAGGAGAGAACGGTAACATCTTGTCTGTGGGGCAGAAACAGTTACTCGCTATCGCCCGTGTGATGGTTCAGACACCGAAAATTCTTATTCTTGATGAAGCCACCGCCAACATTGACTCAGGTACTGAGCTACTGATTCAACAGGCACTCAAAATTGTGCGGCAGAGTACGACCCTGGCAGTCATCGCTCACCGCCTGTCGACAATCACCGAAGCAGATACTATTTTTGTTTTGCATCGGGGCATGGTGGTCGAGCAGGGAACACATTTTCAGTTACTTGAGAGGCGAGGCAGGTACTGGCAGATGTATCAATTACAACAAGCCGGCGACACACTATTGCAGGACCAAACGTCGGAATGGTAA
- the glnK gene encoding Nitrogen regulatory protein P-II 2 (ID:JIFNMEKO_00507;~source:Prodigal:2.6), whose protein sequence is MKLVTVVIKPFKLEDVREALSSVGIQGLTVTEVKGFGRQKGHAELYRGAEYSVNFLPKVKIDIAIADDQVDEVIDIISKAAYTGKIGDGKIFVAELQRVIRIRTGETDEAAL, encoded by the coding sequence ATGAAACTGGTTACTGTAGTAATCAAACCATTTAAGCTTGAGGATGTGCGCGAAGCATTATCTTCTGTTGGTATACAAGGTCTGACGGTGACAGAAGTGAAAGGATTTGGACGTCAGAAGGGGCATGCGGAATTGTATCGTGGTGCAGAATACAGCGTTAACTTTCTGCCTAAAGTGAAAATTGATATCGCTATTGCTGACGATCAAGTGGATGAAGTCATTGATATTATCAGCAAAGCTGCTTATACCGGTAAAATCGGTGATGGCAAAATTTTTGTAGCTGAATTACAGCGGGTTATCCGCATCCGTACTGGTGAAACTGACGAAGCCGCACTATAA
- the amtB gene encoding Ammonia channel (ID:JIFNMEKO_00508;~source:Prodigal:2.6) translates to MKKSIAKFGLGSLAFLPSLVMAADPVVADKADNGFMMICTALVLFMTLPGIALFYGGLLRAKNVLSMMTQVSVTFALVCVLWLIYGYSLAFSEGNAFFGGFSMAMLKGIELKALVGSFYQYIHVSFQASFACITVALILGAIAERVRFSAVLIFVAIWFTFSYLPIAHMVWGGGLLAQDGALDFAGGAVVHINAAVAGLVGAYMVGKRAGFGKEAFKPHSLPMVFIGTAILYVGWFGFNAGSASAANEIAGLAFINTVMATAGAMLSWTFGEWAVRSKPSLLGVCSGVIAGLVAITPACGYVGVGGALIIGLVGGIAGLWGVTTLKKWLRVDDPCDVFGVHGICGIVGCILTGVFASSSLGGVGYAEGVTMGHQVWIQLLSVVVTIVWTAVVAFVAFKIADKIVGLRLPEDQEREGLDVNSHGENAYNH, encoded by the coding sequence ATGAAAAAAAGTATCGCCAAATTCGGCTTGGGAAGCCTGGCATTTTTACCCTCCTTAGTTATGGCTGCTGACCCGGTTGTGGCAGACAAAGCTGATAACGGATTTATGATGATTTGTACGGCACTGGTGCTGTTCATGACCTTGCCAGGTATCGCGCTTTTTTACGGCGGTCTCCTGCGTGCGAAAAATGTGCTGTCGATGATGACTCAGGTATCCGTCACCTTCGCTTTGGTATGTGTACTTTGGCTGATTTATGGTTATTCGCTGGCGTTCAGCGAAGGTAATGCTTTCTTTGGTGGCTTCAGTATGGCGATGCTCAAGGGCATTGAATTGAAGGCATTAGTTGGGAGCTTCTATCAGTATATTCATGTTTCATTTCAGGCTTCATTCGCCTGCATTACCGTTGCTTTGATACTAGGCGCTATTGCTGAGCGGGTCCGTTTTTCCGCTGTGCTGATTTTCGTCGCTATCTGGTTCACCTTCTCCTATTTGCCAATTGCTCACATGGTATGGGGCGGTGGCTTACTTGCACAAGACGGCGCGCTGGACTTCGCTGGTGGTGCGGTTGTTCACATCAACGCTGCTGTTGCTGGTCTGGTTGGCGCTTATATGGTCGGTAAACGTGCCGGGTTCGGTAAAGAAGCTTTCAAACCTCACAGCCTTCCTATGGTTTTCATCGGTACCGCTATTCTCTACGTCGGCTGGTTTGGCTTTAACGCGGGTTCCGCAAGCGCAGCTAATGAAATTGCTGGTCTGGCATTCATCAATACGGTAATGGCTACGGCTGGCGCAATGTTGAGCTGGACATTTGGCGAGTGGGCTGTACGGAGTAAACCGTCACTGCTTGGTGTCTGTTCCGGTGTTATCGCAGGGCTAGTTGCAATCACGCCAGCCTGCGGTTATGTAGGCGTCGGTGGGGCATTGATTATTGGTCTGGTCGGAGGAATTGCAGGTCTGTGGGGTGTTACTACACTGAAAAAATGGTTGCGGGTTGATGATCCTTGTGATGTTTTCGGTGTTCATGGTATTTGTGGAATCGTCGGATGTATTTTGACCGGGGTCTTCGCCTCTTCATCTCTTGGCGGGGTCGGTTATGCTGAAGGTGTAACGATGGGGCATCAGGTTTGGATACAACTCTTAAGTGTGGTAGTTACAATCGTCTGGACCGCAGTAGTCGCCTTTGTCGCCTTTAAAATCGCAGATAAAATAGTTGGCCTGCGATTGCCCGAAGATCAGGAGCGTGAAGGTCTTGATGTTAATAGTCATGGTGAAAATGCCTATAACCACTAA
- the ybaY gene encoding putative lipoprotein YbaY (ID:JIFNMEKO_00509;~source:Prodigal:2.6), which translates to MKVLPLLASIFAVTLLSGCVNHKNSPAKTTIPQAENAATEEPAVKGVIVLGHRAVLPADAALTVRLSDISRADAPASILSQIVVLTCGTQPPFSFSLPFDATDIAPHGNVTLSATVSVGGKVTFINDEVIPVITNGVLDGDIVLKAVPSMLSPSGTTQ; encoded by the coding sequence ATGAAAGTGTTACCACTATTAGCCAGTATTTTTGCTGTTACTTTACTGTCAGGTTGTGTAAACCATAAAAACTCACCAGCGAAAACAACGATACCTCAGGCAGAAAACGCAGCTACAGAAGAGCCGGCGGTAAAGGGTGTAATTGTACTGGGACATCGCGCTGTTTTACCGGCAGATGCCGCATTGACGGTCAGGCTTTCTGATATTTCACGTGCGGATGCGCCTGCCAGCATATTGTCACAAATAGTAGTATTAACCTGTGGCACGCAGCCACCTTTCAGTTTCAGTCTGCCGTTTGATGCGACAGATATTGCGCCACACGGCAATGTTACGTTGAGTGCTACGGTGAGTGTTGGCGGAAAAGTTACTTTTATTAACGACGAAGTTATACCCGTGATTACTAATGGCGTATTGGACGGAGATATCGTGCTCAAGGCTGTGCCATCAATGCTTTCTCCGTCTGGAACTACTCAGTAA
- the atl gene encoding DNA base-flipping protein (ID:JIFNMEKO_00510;~source:Prodigal:2.6): MWSDSTLQQRVYLVLDAIPYGKVSTYGDIARFAGAPSAARQVGRILKNLPRTSTLPWYRVINSQGKVSLSGENLQRQRQALQQEGVAVSPEGRIPLKLYRWQG, encoded by the coding sequence ATGTGGTCTGATAGTACGTTGCAACAACGGGTTTATCTGGTTCTGGATGCCATTCCTTATGGAAAAGTCAGTACATATGGTGACATTGCCCGGTTTGCAGGCGCACCAAGTGCAGCGCGACAGGTGGGGCGTATTCTGAAAAACCTGCCACGGACAAGCACATTACCCTGGTATCGGGTGATAAACAGCCAGGGGAAAGTGTCGCTGAGTGGGGAAAATCTTCAGCGACAGCGGCAAGCATTACAACAGGAAGGCGTAGCTGTCAGCCCGGAAGGCAGGATCCCTCTGAAGCTTTATCGCTGGCAAGGATAA
- the hha gene encoding Hemolysin expression-modulating protein Hha (ID:JIFNMEKO_00511;~source:Prodigal:2.6), which produces MTDKLATKNDYLMRLRRCRSIETLERVIEKNKYELSENELAIFYSAADHRLAELTMNKLYDKVPVSVWKYVR; this is translated from the coding sequence ATGACTGATAAACTTGCTACAAAAAATGATTATCTGATGCGCCTGAGAAGATGTCGCTCTATTGAGACACTTGAACGGGTTATTGAAAAAAACAAATATGAATTATCAGAAAACGAATTAGCTATTTTTTACTCTGCGGCTGATCATCGGCTCGCAGAACTGACTATGAACAAATTGTACGACAAAGTGCCTGTTTCAGTGTGGAAATACGTTCGCTGA
- the tomB gene encoding Hha toxicity modulator TomB (ID:JIFNMEKO_00512;~source:Prodigal:2.6), translating into MDEYSLKKHDQAELKYLCEMLYRCAYSIYNESVGNGINNPTYDYHMQLNELIDHVSAFMMLYKIKHQNDAHLTNEIEFYIDNTFSIFGMEIIELSEFIHWKNIASNILVQLNQ; encoded by the coding sequence GGACGAATATTCACTAAAAAAACATGACCAGGCAGAGCTAAAATATCTTTGCGAAATGTTATATCGTTGTGCCTATTCGATTTATAATGAAAGTGTGGGAAATGGCATTAATAATCCAACATACGATTATCATATGCAGCTTAATGAGTTAATTGATCACGTCAGTGCTTTCATGATGCTTTACAAAATAAAACATCAAAATGATGCACATCTAACCAATGAAATAGAGTTCTACATTGACAATACGTTTTCCATTTTCGGGATGGAAATCATAGAGTTAAGTGAGTTTATTCATTGGAAAAATATCGCCAGCAATATACTGGTTCAGTTGAACCAGTAA